The Phycisphaeraceae bacterium genome segment CATCGTGCGGAATGATGTCGTCAGGGGGGGTTTCATGCCCGTCGCCCGCCTGACACGGGCGCCGGTTCCAGACGCGGACGAGATGGCGGAGTATAGGGCATGAAGGCGGCGCCAGCCCCCGCACGCGCGGGGGTGGACCAGTCGGACGATGACGTCCGAACCCGCAACGAGATGGCAGCGGACGACGTCGCATCGGGAGCAGCGGAACCGGGCGATTGGCGGCTCGGCGGGTCGGGACTCGACCGTCGCCGCGCCAATAATCGCACATGACGCCTGACTACCTCACCCAGCGCGAGCGCATTCCCGTCACCGTTCTGCACGAGCCGCACGAGGTGTCGGCCACGGTGGCGCGGGAAATTGCCGCGCTCATCCGCGCCCGGCAAGCGGAGAACCGCCCCTGCGTGCTCGGGCTGGCCACGGGGTCCACGCCCGTCACCGTGTACAACGAACTCGTCCGCATGCACCGCGAGGAGGGGCTCTCCTTCCGCAACGTCGTCACGTTCAACCTGGACGAGTACTACCCCATGCAGCCGCATGAGCTGCAGAGCTACCGGCGGTTCATGCAGGAGCACCTGTTCGACCACGTGGACATCGACCCGGCCAACATTCACATTCCCGATGGCACGGTTCCAATCGAGCACGTCTTCGCCTTCTGCGAGCAGTATGAGCGGTCGATCGAGCAGCATGGCGGCGTCGATCTGCAGCTGCTGGGCATCGGGCGCACCGGGCACATCGGCTTCAACGAGCCCGGCTCGGCCCGCGACAGCCGTACGCGGTTGATCACGCTCGACCGCATCACGCGGATGGACGCAGCCAGCGACTTCTTCGGCGAGGAGAGCGTGCCCCGTCGGGCCATCACCATGGGCGTAGGCACGATTCTCAAGGCCCGGCGGATCGTGCTGATCGCCTTCGGCGAGCACAAGGCCCCGGTGATCGCGCAGGCGGTGGAGGGCGACGTGTCGCCGTCCGTCTCGGCCAGTTACCTGCAGCATCATCCGGACGCGCGCATTTACCTGGACGAGGCCGCCGCCGCATCACTCACGCGCTGTCGCTGCCCGTGGGTGCTGGGGCCGATGGAGTGGAGCGACGCCCTCATCCGCAAGGCGGTGCTCTGGCTGGCGCAGACTACGGGCAAGCCCATTCTCAAGCTCACGGACGAGGATTACAACGAGCATCACCTGCAGGATCTGCTCGCCGAGTCGGGCGACGCCTACGACATCAACCTGCGCATCTTCCGCGAGATGCACCGCACCATCACCGGCTGGCCGGGGGGCAAACCGCGCACGGCCAAGCAGCCGGGCGACTTGGACCGCCCGCGCGACGCGATCTTTCCCAAGCGCGTGCTGATCTTCTCGCCTCACCCGGATGATGATGTCATCTCGATGGGCGGCACGCTCATCCGGCTGGTGGATCAGGGTCACGAGGTCCACGTGGCCTACCAGACTTCAGGCAACATCGCGGTCTTCGACCACGACGCCATCCGCTTCGCCGACTTCGCCACAGACTTCAACCAGCTTTTCGGCATCGACCACCAGCGGGCGGCGGAGATCGAGCGTCACATCGAGCAGTTTCTCAAGAACAAGACGCCGGGCCAGGTGGATTCGCCCGAGGTGCAGGCCCTGAAGGGATTGATCCGGCGGGGCGAAGCCCGCGCCGCCTGCCGATCGTGCGGCGTGCCGGATGCCAACCTGCACTTCCTCGACATGCCGTTCTACGAGACGGGGCGCGTGCGCAAGAAGCCGCTGTCGGAGCAGGACGTTCAGATCATCGTGGACCTGCTGGAAAAGATTCAACCCCACCAGGTGTACGCGGCGGGCGACCTGTCCGACCCGCACGGCACGCACCGGGTGTGCCTGAGTGCGATCATGCAGGCGCTGGAGCGGATCAGCGCGGGCAGCGCCTCGGCGAGCCGTGAGGTGTCAGCGAGCCGCGACCGTGAGGGAGCGGACGTCACCAGCGCCCCAGTGAGCCGCGACCGTGAGGGAGCGGGCTTCTCCTGGTTCCGCGACTGCGAAGTGTGGCTCTACCGCGGGGCGTGGCAGGAATGGGAGCCGGAGAAGATCCAGATGGCCGTGCCGCTCAGCCCGCAGGAGCTGCGGCGGAAGATCAACGCCATCTTCAAGCACCAGTCGCAGAAGGACAAGGCCCTCTTCCCCGGCACGGATCAGCGCGAGTTCTGGCAGCGGGCCGAGCAGCGCAACCGCGCCACCGCGAAGCTCTACGACTCACTCGGGCTGGCGGAGTACGAGGCCATCGAGGCGTTCGTGCGGTACGAGATGGCGGAAATCGACCGCACGCAAAGAACGCTGGAAGGGCATGGTTCATCGCTGTCCGCAACGAACACGCGATGACTTGCGCGCCTGTCCGCAACAACTCCGGCGCCTGATTCACGTTCGGCGCGGTTGTCACACCCCTATGATCGCGTCACGCACCGTGACCGTCAGGATGCCATCATGCCCACCCACGACCTCACCAGAGTCCTCGCCCACATCGACGCCGACTTCGATGCCGCCGTCACTCGCCTGAGCGACCTGCTGCGCATCCCCTCCGTCAGCACCGACAGCAAGCACAACGCCGACACCCGGCGCTGCGCCGAGCACGTGGCGGCGGACCTGCGCTCGATCGGTTTCGACGCCAAGCCCTACCCCACGCAGGGGCACCCCATGGTCGTCGGGCATTACCCGGGGCCCAAGGGCTACGCCGGGCCGCACCTGCTGTACTACGGCCACTACGACGTACAGCCGCCCGACCCGCTGAATCTGTGGACCAGCCCGCCCTTCGAGCCCACTATCGTCGATGGGCCGCACGGCAAGCGCATCGTGGCCCGCGGCGCGGTCGATGACAAAGGCCAGGTGATGCTCTTCATCGAGGCCTTCCGCGCGTGGAAGAAAACTCACGGCGAACTGCCCGCCAGGATCACCGTGCTTATCGAGGGCGAGGAGGAATCCGGCAGCAAGTCGCTCGACCCGTTCCTCATACAGCACAAGGACATGCTCACCGCCGACGTGTGCATCGTCTCCGACACCGGCATGTGGGATGTGGATACGCCCGCCATCACCACGCGCCTGCGCGGGCTGGTGTACGTGGAAGTGACGCTCCACGGCCCCGCCATGGATCTGCACTCGGGCATGTACGGCGGCGCGGTCGCCAACCCCTGCAACGACCTCTGCCGCATTCTCGGCCAGCTCATCAACAGCGACGGCGTCATCCAGATCCCCGGCTTTTACGACGACGTGGAGGAACTGACGCCCCAGCAGCGGAAGCAGTGGGAATCGCTGGAGTTCGATGAGGTGGAGTTCCTCGGCGGCGCGGGGCTCAAGACGCCGCGCGGCGAGAAGGGCCGCACCACGCTCGAACGCGTCTGGTCGCGCCCCACCTGCGACATCAACGGGCTGTACGGCGGATACACCGGCGAAGGGGCCAAGACGGTGATCGCCTCCAAGGCCACGGCCAAACTCTCGTGCCGCCTGGTGCCCTCGATGGACCCGAAGAAGGTGTACGACGGCATCAAGGCGTTCCTGGAAGCCCGCACGCCGCCCGACTGCCGCTGGGAGATTCACCCGCACGGCATGAGCCCGGCGATCCGCGTGCCGGGCGATTCGCCGTTCGTCAAGGCCGCCGCCCGCGGGCTGGGCAGGGTGTACACGAATGAGACAAAACTGATCGGCACGGGCGGGTCGATCCCGCTGGTGGGCTCGATCCAGCGGATTCTCGGCTTCGATTCACTGCTGGTGGGCTTCGGTCTGGACGACGACCGCGTACATTCGCCCAACGAGAAGTTCGAGCTGACCTGCTACCAGCGCGGCATCAAAAGCCACGCGGCGATGCTGCTGGAGTTTGCGGGGGTGAGGGTTCGATGAGTAACTGGCGCGACGCTCAACGGCGACACGGACCTTCAACGAACACGAACAGGCAGCGTCAAGTGAACGTCGGCGCCTGGAACTTCGAGCATCACGTCGCCTGAACTGTCGCCTTCATGGGCCTCGATCGTCAACTCACACTGCCACCGACTGGACGCAGCCGCTTCTCCGCCCGAGACGCGCATCCATTCGCCGGTTGTGGACGAGTATCCGTTTGGCGTCAGAACTTTCAGTTGCGGGGGCGCGCTCTGACCTGGGCTGCGACTGGAGTACTGGACGGGGATACGGCGCGGCGTGTCGCGCGCGACGACAACTTCATCAATGAGCGCAGTCAGCGCCTCGGGCAGCACGACTCGTGCTTGGAGCGTCAACTGAACGGGCTGTGCGTAGCCGGCGAATCGCATGGCCGCCAGTTGCCCGAACTGCCCCGGCTTGTGAACCGCGATCTTGACATTGACGGTCAGGGACTCCCCCGGCGCGATGCTCTTCGGCTCCGCATCGACACCCACGCATCCGCAGGTGGAAGTCACGCCTTCGACGTGAAGGTACCCGCGCGATGCATTGACGAGCCGGAACGTGTGCTCGTATAACTTTGATTTGTCGCTGAGTACGATCTCGCCAAAATCGTACGACACGTCACCGTCCAGGCGGACCGCCTGCCCTTGAGCGCCGGTCACCCAGCCGACGAGCGCCGCCGCGGAACCCAGGACGCCGACCACAACACAAGTGAGTATCAACGGTCTGGTGCGCATCATACCGCCCCCTCGGCGCGTCGCGCGCCAATGTACCGGAACAACCAGATCACGCCGAGGACCGCAGCCGCGGCCACGATGCCATAGGCGAGCGGGTTCAGCCACGAGCGGAGCGGGCCGGGCGTGGCGGGGGCGGCGATGGGTTGAACCTCGACGACGCGCTCCGCCGATGCGAGGAGTTCGGTCATCCGTTCACCCGGATGCGACAGAATCGGCTCCCGGGTGCGATAGATCACGCCGTCCACGACGAATGTGCCTTCACCGACGACGAACTGAAGCCCAGCGCGTTCATCGCTGACCGGCGTGCCCTTATCGAGCGCCGGCCTGAACATCTCATCGAGCGGCGTCAACGGCTCGATCT includes the following:
- a CDS encoding DUF1573 domain-containing protein; this encodes MMRTRPLILTCVVVGVLGSAAALVGWVTGAQGQAVRLDGDVSYDFGEIVLSDKSKLYEHTFRLVNASRGYLHVEGVTSTCGCVGVDAEPKSIAPGESLTVNVKIAVHKPGQFGQLAAMRFAGYAQPVQLTLQARVVLPEALTALIDEVVVARDTPRRIPVQYSSRSPGQSAPPQLKVLTPNGYSSTTGEWMRVSGGEAAASSRWQCELTIEAHEGDSSGDVMLEVPGADVHLTLPVRVR
- a CDS encoding dipeptidase, whose protein sequence is MPTHDLTRVLAHIDADFDAAVTRLSDLLRIPSVSTDSKHNADTRRCAEHVAADLRSIGFDAKPYPTQGHPMVVGHYPGPKGYAGPHLLYYGHYDVQPPDPLNLWTSPPFEPTIVDGPHGKRIVARGAVDDKGQVMLFIEAFRAWKKTHGELPARITVLIEGEEESGSKSLDPFLIQHKDMLTADVCIVSDTGMWDVDTPAITTRLRGLVYVEVTLHGPAMDLHSGMYGGAVANPCNDLCRILGQLINSDGVIQIPGFYDDVEELTPQQRKQWESLEFDEVEFLGGAGLKTPRGEKGRTTLERVWSRPTCDINGLYGGYTGEGAKTVIASKATAKLSCRLVPSMDPKKVYDGIKAFLEARTPPDCRWEIHPHGMSPAIRVPGDSPFVKAAARGLGRVYTNETKLIGTGGSIPLVGSIQRILGFDSLLVGFGLDDDRVHSPNEKFELTCYQRGIKSHAAMLLEFAGVRVR
- the nagB gene encoding glucosamine-6-phosphate deaminase produces the protein MTPDYLTQRERIPVTVLHEPHEVSATVAREIAALIRARQAENRPCVLGLATGSTPVTVYNELVRMHREEGLSFRNVVTFNLDEYYPMQPHELQSYRRFMQEHLFDHVDIDPANIHIPDGTVPIEHVFAFCEQYERSIEQHGGVDLQLLGIGRTGHIGFNEPGSARDSRTRLITLDRITRMDAASDFFGEESVPRRAITMGVGTILKARRIVLIAFGEHKAPVIAQAVEGDVSPSVSASYLQHHPDARIYLDEAAAASLTRCRCPWVLGPMEWSDALIRKAVLWLAQTTGKPILKLTDEDYNEHHLQDLLAESGDAYDINLRIFREMHRTITGWPGGKPRTAKQPGDLDRPRDAIFPKRVLIFSPHPDDDVISMGGTLIRLVDQGHEVHVAYQTSGNIAVFDHDAIRFADFATDFNQLFGIDHQRAAEIERHIEQFLKNKTPGQVDSPEVQALKGLIRRGEARAACRSCGVPDANLHFLDMPFYETGRVRKKPLSEQDVQIIVDLLEKIQPHQVYAAGDLSDPHGTHRVCLSAIMQALERISAGSASASREVSASRDREGADVTSAPVSRDREGAGFSWFRDCEVWLYRGAWQEWEPEKIQMAVPLSPQELRRKINAIFKHQSQKDKALFPGTDQREFWQRAEQRNRATAKLYDSLGLAEYEAIEAFVRYEMAEIDRTQRTLEGHGSSLSATNTR